Below is a genomic region from Deltaproteobacteria bacterium.
TACCTATCAGATGCTCATTCATTAACCTAATCTTGACAGGGGTATTGCTCTCAACAGTATCTAGAGTGGATATTCCATGCTCTTCTCCAAGAAAATTGGCCGCAAATGAAATAGGTGGAACCGTTTCTGGCAAGGAAGGGACATAAAGCAGGACAAGATCAGCAGATTTAAGGTTCAAAAAGAGGCGCGATTCAATTTCGTCTGAAAAGGGGGGGAAAGAGATCACCTCAAAACTTCCCCTTAATTCTTGATCTCTTCCTTGATTACGAAACCTTATCGTTACCTGAGTTCTCGGAAAAGGAAATCTCTGAGGATCGTGGGACGCAAACAATCTTGAAAGCTCATGACGATTTGTCAGAATATAGTTTCGGTCCACCACAACACCACTTCCCCACCCTCTTTCTGTTTGAATCATCACTGCGGATTGCGCCGCTCGCTGAACGGTATCCGGCACTTGATCCAGGCGATAAAAGAGTCCCTTCATGACATAGTGAAGAGATGGAAGGTAATCGCACGGAGATTCGACCGCCATTGTTGAGCTTTGTACGCGCCCTTCTTCTGTTATTTCATCATGCAGATGATGATTCCGCCAACCATTGATCGCTCCGAGAAAACCAACGCGGAGCGCCTCTTCAGAGAGCCAGCAGTTGTTTGTCATGACCTCTGAGATCACTGCTTTGGTCCGATCCGGATACAATAAAGTGGGTGATGGAGTTGTAGGAAGAGGGTCGCGATCCGGAGACCAATGATCCAACGCCTCAAGAACGGCGCGTAACACCAACGCTTCGTCTGAATTTATTTCAGTATCTTCAGACAAGAGAGGTTCTAGACTTTGCTCAAAGGCACGATCAAGAAACTTTCGTAACGCATCAGCCGCCGGATTCCCTGTCGTAGAAACGGAAGAACCTCGATCAAGAGTTTTTTTACGCTCCAAGAGAGTTCTGGCAGAATCCTTTCTAAAAAGTGGATTAGAAGAAGGAGAAGCAAGCCTTGCAAACCTCTGAAAAAATTCGAAAGGAACCCCAATTCTTTCAGATGCCTCACGGTAAAGGACTCTTTTGCCTGGATCACCCTCCTCCTGAGCTAGATAAATTCCAAGCTGTCCCAAATTCCATATCAAAACAGGATCATTCGGAAGCTCTAACCGGTCTCTCGAAACAGGGGGTGCCATCTTGCCAATATTTTCGGCTTATCAGGGGTTTAAGTTGCTACCACTTTACTGACAAGATTCTATTTGACATAAAATGCACATAGATGTACATTAAGGAGCATAAAGGAGACCTCCGTGAAAAAAGTGGCCTTCACCGATTTCAGAAAAAGTGCCTCTGAGTTTTTTGACGAAGTGGAAGAAGGACAAACGATCCGGGTGTACCGCCACGGACGGGCCATTGCGGAAATCGTTCCCCCATCGGACGAAAAACGGGCTCCTTCATGGAAAAAAAGTGGCCTGAAACTGACCGTCAAGGGGGCTTCCTTGAGCCGGGCTATTTTGGAGGAAAGGGAGCGGGGCCGGTGAAGGTTTTCTTTGATTCCTCCAGCTTCGCCAAGAGATACATCCGGGAGGAGGGGAGCGATGAGGTTGATGAAATTTTAAAGAAGGCGACAGCGCTGGGTCTTTCGGTGCTTTCTCTTCCGGAAGTCATCTCCGCTTTGTCCAGAAAACTCCGCGAGTCGATTCTCAATCGAGAGCAATATGCCTTGGCTAAACAGGCCCTGCTGGCGGATACCCAGGATGCTGACATCGTTAATGTAACTCCGCAGGTGGTGGGACATGCCATCACCCTTCTGGAAGACAATTCCGTTCGAGCCTTGGATGCCCTTCATATCGGGAGCGCCTTGGGGTGGAAGGCGGATACGTTTATCTCCTCAGATAAAAAACAGCTGGAAGCAGCCTCCCACTCCGGTCTTAAGACAAAGCTGGTTTGAATCATTCCCGGATGATCGGCTACTCAGGTAAAATCTCTGAAAGAGAGGCGACCTTGATCTCATCATCGGTCGCGACAAAGGCCCTCTCTCCATAAGAGGTGATGTCGTAGGCACGGCCAAAACCGTCGGAAACGAGCATGCTGGAGGCGCTTGTCGACATCGTCGTCCAGACCTCAGGGAGGTCTCCGAGCGGCCAGAGATCCAACGGCTCATTCGGGACAAAATAGAGAACCCCGTTCTCATCGTCTCCTGCCAGGACCGTCATGGAGACAGCGTCATTCGAAAAAACGAGGGCTGAGTTGATGATCCTCCCCTCGGGGTTAAAACCGGGTGAGAGTGGGTTGTAGTCCCCCCTAACCCTCGTAAGCGTCTCTTCGGGGGTGTCCCTCCACGCATCCATCGCCTCATCATAGGGCCAACGCAGGATTCCACGCGGCAAAAAACCATCGTCTGACTGATGAAATGGAATCACCAGATGTCTTGATCGCGGGACCTCGACATGGGGAATCGCATCGGCAACGATCGGCACAGACATCTCACCCGAAAAGACCGCCAGACTGGCCGATAACATCCGAAACCTGGTCGAAGATTCCGGGGAGGAGACGAGGAGATTCAGGACCGATTGTTCACCCGCCCCCCTTGCCGTTCCATCGTTGGTCGTCACACCAAGGCAGTTACCACCCATATTGGAGGCGAGTGCGAGAGTACCAATCCCATCCGCCTTCACCGCCACATAGTTTTCGGAAGGATAACATTGAAAATCGATTCCAGGAACGGTGCAAAAAACAAAAAGAAGATAGGGATGTTCCGTCCCCGAAACATCCCTCCCTGTCGTTGTGATACAGATGTTTCCATTTAGGGGAGCCGCATCAGCACCAGAGAGTCGGCTGCGATCAAAATAAACCAGATTCCCATCGAGATCCTCAAGCGGAGGAAGTCCATTCAGGGTCACCTGTTCCTGAATCTCCCCTGTTTCATGATTCAAGGCGAGCAGGCCATTCGTTTGGCCAACCAAAAGAGTGGTGCCCCAGTTCATTAAATTAACCGGCTGCATCTCGGCTGCCACTAACAAGGGATTCCAATTCGGTTCCCCATCCACCATCTCGGGCGTCCCGTCCGGATTGAAACTCAAACGATAGATGGTGGAGGGATTTTCATAGGCCAGAAAGAGATAACGAAGCGGTTCGGTTGGTGGCAGATTCGCGTTCCATGGAGGATACGTCGCCAGGGCTGCGACAGTCCCTTGAGCGGTTGATGGATAAGCAACAAACGAGTCAACAGAGGGCCCCGGGATACGAATCGCCTCTCCCAACCCTCTCGTTTTTCCCCGATCAGGATCGGTATCAATCGAAACCTTGTCGTCATCGGTTGGAGGCTTAGGAGAACCGGCATCAGGCAAGGGCTGATCTGCCTCTTGGAAATCGACACCCCCTGAAGCAAGACAGGATGCGAGACCCACAACAAGCCCAGAAAGTTTTTGGTAGCTCACCCTCATATTGTCTACCTCAAAAAACTGAATCGAGATTTAAATCGATGAATAAATATATCTGTTGTGAGGAATATCTTATTGAAGTCTATTTTCTGTACCCCCATGGTGTACGTCTTTCATGGGCAAACCCGATAGGTTGTCAGTGCCGCATGCAACAAAAGATCATTCGAATCGGGAATCCGACAATCAATCTGATTCGGGAACCAGCGACGCGCCATCTGACCCTTTTCATCCCAAAGAACAGCCGCAAAGCGCCCTTCTTCATCATTCTGAGGATAATATTGAAACTGGAGCAGACGCTTTACAGGAATACGGGTATAGTGACCGGGGCTATCCTTCTTCAAGACAACATCGGGGACCTCGAGGCTATAAAAATCGACACGCCTTCCATCTTCATATTCCACAGGGGTCGGTTGGGAACTGACCTCCATGGAACCTTCCAGATAGTCCACTCGAAGTTTCCGATACATTTGACCGATCGGTTCCGTGGTCGATTGCAATTCAGGTGCTGGAGGTCCTGAAAAATGATCGATCAAAAACAGACTCGCAATACCCCCGAGTCCAAGACCAAAAGCTGTCGGGAAATTCAGTCTTATCCTGTTGAGCATAACGTCGTCTGACTCGGTACTCTTCGAAAGAAGTTGCTAGCAAGTACGTCGCAAGGAGTGCCAACGAAGGCAACGAAGCAAATGGACTTTTGCAGAGGCTTCCTATCCCTTCAACGTCGTCGCCTCACTCGCCTCAATCGTATGGAACTGCCGATAGATCGAGACGACGATGGCAAGCGCCACCGCTGCTTCGGAGGCAGCAAGGACAATCAGAAAGAGGGAGAAGATGTTTCCGGCGATGTCATTCCCATTGAAATGCGCGAAGGCGACCATGTTGATCGAGGCGGCGTTCAGGATCAGCTCAACCCCCATCAGGATCCCGATCGAGTTGTTTCGGGTGAAGATATTGTAGAGGCCGAGCGAGAAGAGGATCGCGGTGACGATGAGATAGGATTGAAGGGAGACCATTATTTTACCTCCCTCTTGATCAACACAATCGCCCCCACAAGTGCACCGAGGAGAACGATCGAAACAACCTCAAACGGCAGGAGATACTTGGAGAGCAAGGCATCGCCAATCGGCTTTACCATCGAGCGATACTCTTCTTTTTCCACAACAAGCCAGGTCCCCTTCGCAAGGGTAGAGAGGAGGAAGAGGGTAAAAAGAGTTATGATCGGAATGCCGATCTTCCGATTCACCGAAAGATTCGTCAACTTCACATCTCCGATCTTCGAGGTCAGCATGATCGCGAAGAGGATCAGGACAAGGATCCCGCCAACATAAATGAGCAGCTGTGTTGCTGCGACGAAATCAGAGGAGAGCAGGACGAAGAGTCCTACCGCACCTGCAAAGCTCCCCAGCAGGGCAAAACCGGAATAAACAATACTTCGTGAAAACGAGACAATCGCCGCTGAGACAAGCGTGAATCCTGCTATGCCTAAGAAAACGAGATCTTTAATTTCAGGCAGCGGCAACATCCTCTTTTTCCTTTTTAGGCGCCTTGTACGGCATGATCCTCTGACCACCGGGGACAAATTTATAAACCAGATCGGCCAACGTCTCCGTCGCTCGCTCAAACTGACGCGTAAAATGAATCGCGCCGGTCGGGCAAGGTTCTGTGCAAAGCCCACAATACATACACTTCGCCATATCGATATCAAACTGTGTCAGAAGCCTCTCCTTCGAGGCCTCGTCCTTCTCGGTCACGATCTTGATGCAGTCAATCGGACAGTCATTCATGCAGGCGAGACAGGCGGTGCAGATCTCCATGTCGACTTTCAAGAAACCGCGAAATCTTTCCGGAAGTGTTTCGGACAATTTCTTTGGAATCCGATCGGGATACTGGATCGTGACCGGTCTCCTGAAGAGATGGGAAAAGGTCACCGCCATCCCCTCGAAAATTGTCGAGGTAGCGTGAGAGATGTTTTTGAAGTAGGAAACAAATGTATCCATATTATACAAACGGATTCAGATGCACCCTCACGTTTGCCGCCTTCAATTGATACCACACCCGATAGAAAAAATAACCCCCTGTCACCACGGCCCCACCGAAAAGGGTGTAACTCACCAAAGGGACTCCTTTTGGAAACAAGACCATCCATAAGGCGGTCCCTAACGCACAGGCAAAACCAAATGGCAAAAGATATTTCCAACAGAGAATCATGAGTTGATCGACCCTCACACGCGGGAGTGTCCACCGGATCCAGATGACAACAAAGACAATCGCGATCGCTTTGATGAAGAAGGTCAAGAACTCCAGGAGATGGGGAAGGATAAAATGAGTCGCAGCCCCCCATTGACGAACTGCCGGTGGAATCTGCCACCCGCCGAGGAAGAGCGCCGTCCCGACAGCGGCAATCAGATAAATATTGGCCCACTCCTCAAAATAAAAGAAAACGAATCGCATCCCGCTATACTCTGTCGAATAACCGGAAACGAGCTCGCTCTCCGCCTCCGGGATATCAAAAGGGGCACGATTTCCTTCGGCCAGGGCCGAGATAAAGAGGATGAAAAAGGTCATCGCCGTAAATGGGTTTGAAAAGAGGAACCACTCCCAGGGATACGCCCCCTGTGCCGCAATGATCTCCTGCATGGAAAGACTCCCTGACAAGAGGACAATCACGAGGATCGCAAGCCCTGTCGGAATCTCATAGGAGACAATCTGGGCCGCCGACCGCATGCCTCCCAACAGGGAATATTTGTTATTCGAGGCCCAACCACTCATCATGATCCCGACCGTTACGATTGATGTGACCGCAATGAGATAAAAAATACCGATATTCAGATCGGCAATGATCAACTTGCTCGAAAAAGGAACAACCACGAAAGCAACAAACATCCCGATGAAAACGAGATACGGCGCCAAACGAAAGAGAATCGGATCGGCGTTCGTCGGAATAATATCCTCCTTCAGAAGTGATTTGATCCCATCGGCAAGCCACTGTAGAAAACCCTGGGGTCCTACCCTGTTCGGTCCGACTCGATCCATCATTCGGGCAGCCACCCGTCGCTCTACCCAAGAGATGATGCCGGCAAACGGGGCCACAAAGAGCATCAGCATCAGGAGGGCAAATATCAACTGAACCCCGATATAAAGGTATTCCGTGGGCAAGAATGCTGGATACGGAATTTTCGTGAGGAGCCAATTGGCAAATTGTTGCATAATTTTAAAATCTCCTCTTACCCCACTTTGAAAAAGGGGGGTTGGGGGGATTTACCTATCTATCTCCGGTGCCACAACATCCAAACTCGCAATAAACGCCACCAAATCAGCAATCATCATCCCTCGACTGATCTTCTCGACGATACTCATCGCCGTAAAGGAGCCAGCCCTGAATTTGACCCGATACGGCTTGTCACTTCCATCGCTGACGAGATAACAACCGAGATCTCCCCGTGTACTTTCTGTCCGGACATAAACCTCACCGGCAGGGGGACGAACCTTCTTGGGGACCTTCACCTGAGCCTCCCCCTCCGCAGGGATTTTTTCAAAACATTGTCGGAGGATCTTGCAAGACTCCCTCATCTCCTTGATTCGAACCATGTAGCGATCGTAACAATCACCCAACGCACCACCTTCACCGGTCCCAACCGGGATCTCAAAATCAAACTCCGGATAAACCGAATAGGGAATATCCTTCCGAAGGTCCCATTTCACTCCGGAGCCGCGGAGGTTGGGCCCCACGAGGTTATAGTTAATCGCATCCTCTTTCGTAATCACACCAATCCCGCGAAGCCGATGGATCAGGATCTTGTTATCGGTCAGCAAACGATTGAACTCCTCGAGGAGAGGTTCGAACTGGTTGATAAATGAAAGGACCTTTTTATCCCATCCCGGCGGCATATCGTAGATAACTCCACCCACACGGGCATAGTTATAGGTAAGCCTCTGACCGCAAAGCTCTTCGATCAGGTCATTCACCTTCTCTCGCTCGCGAAGCCCATGAACGAACGGCGTATAGGCCCCCACATCCATCCCGAGGGCGCCGACAGCGAGCAGATGTGAAATGATTCGATTCAGTTCCATGGAAATGACACGCAAGAATTCGGCACGGCGACTTGTCTCGATCCCCGCCAATCTCTCAACCGCCAGCGCATAGGTGTAGTTGCAGTTCATCGCCGCGAGATAATCGACCCGATCGGTCCACGGCATGAAGCCATGATAGGTCGCCTTCTCCGCAATCTTTTCGATCGAACGATGGAGATAGCCGACATCCGGGACCGCCGTCGTCATCACCTCACCATCAGTCTTCACGACGAAGCGGATGACGCCATGGGTGCTCGGATGCTGAGGGCCCATATTCAAAAGCATTTCTTGTGTGCGAAGTTCGCCCATACTATTGTATCAACGGTGGTCGCGTTGTCGCGATCCCATGATAATCCTCTTGCTCCTTATAATCCTTACGCAGTGGATGCCCCACCCAATCATCCGGGAGCATGATCCGTCTCAAATCACTGTGCTGATCAAACTTGATCCCAAACAGGTCGTAGACCTCTCGCTCGAACCAATTCGCGCAACCCCAAAGCGACTCAACTGTAGAAAGATGTGCGGTGTCCCCTCTCTCCAGATAGATCTTCAGGGTAACGTTGTGCCGATGTTTGTAGGAAAACAGATGATAGACCACCTCGAAACGCTGATTCGCAAAACGATCAACAGCGGTAAGACTGGAAAGACAATCAAAAGAGAACTCTTCCCGTGTCTTCAAAACCTTGGCAATCTCCAAAATCTTCGCAGCGGGGACAACAAGAAAAGGATCTCCACTCGTCGCCGAAGTGACAGGAAGTTTCGCCCCCTCTACCCATTCGATTTGGGAATGTTTTATTAACTCTCTGTAGATCTCTTCGGGTGTCATGGTTTTTTCCTTGAAAGCGAATCAGGCAACCATTTGGGTTTTCTCTCGGTTGCGCAATAAGAATTTTTCCCGTTTCATTTTTTCCTGAATCTTCAAAAGTCCCTCGGTCAATGCCTCCGGGCGCGGCGGGCAACCAGGGACATAGACATCGACAGGAATGATCTTGTCGACCCCTTTCACGACGGAATAGGCTGGCTGAAAAAGCCCTCCGCAATTCGCGCAACTTCCCATCGAAAGAACATACTTTGGCTCCGGCATCTGGTCGTAAAGAATCTTCGTCCGAAGCGCCATCTTGTAGGTCAATGTCCCGGCGACAATCATCAGATCTGACTGACGAGGTGAGGCGCGAGGGACAGCGCCGAAACGATCCAGGTCGGTTCTGGGCCCGCCGGTCTGCATCATTTCAATCGCACAACAAGCCAACCCGAAGAGCATATACCAAAGCGATGAAAGCCGTCCCCAATTCAGCAGGCTATCCACACCGGCCGTAATCACATTCTCCGGAATCTTGTTTTTTAATGTCAGCATCTCAACCCCTTAAGGCACATAACTCGCCTTCGGAACAATCGACTCTCCTTGTCCTTCGGGCTCAATCGCCACCTTCTTCATCCACTCGAGATCCCCCTTTTTCCAGACATAGACGAGGCCCAAAAGCAAGATGAAAACAAAAATCGCGATCTCGACAAACGCCAACATCCCCTTCCCCTCTCCAATCCAGGCCTTGAAGACAGTTCCGACCGGAAGCATCAGTGCAATCTCAACATCAAAAATGATAAAGAGGAGGGCGAGGATATAAAAACGGATATTAAAATTAATCCGTCCCCCTTCGGTCGGGATCTCACCACATTCATAGGTCATAAGTTTTTCTTTAAACGGCACCTGCGGACGAAGCAGTCGACCGATCAGGAGCGAGGCAAAGACAAACCCGGCCCCAACAATCAGAAACATCAATATATTCGCGAAGTTAAAAAGCATATAAGCCCTTTCAAGCAGGGCTATCTTAAGCCCGTCCCTGTAAATTTGTCAATTTAAGACGGCAAAAATTCTGGTCTCAACGACAAATCTGGAGTAATATTCAATAGCTTGAAGCGACGTGGGGGAAAATTGCAGGTCCGATTTTGGGGGACGCGCGGTTCGATTCCGTCGCCCGGCAGGTCAACCCTTCTTTACGGCGGAAACACCTCATGTCTTGAAATTATTTACGGTGATCATTCACTCATCCTCGACGGGGGAACCGGCATCCGTCTCCTGGGACAATCGCTTCCGAAACACTCGAAAAAACCGGTTAATATTCTCATCAGCCATACCCATATGGATCATATTGGTGGAATCCCGTTCTTTACCCCTGCCCTGAATAACGGCCAACCAATCAGGATCTATGGCCCCCCAGGATTAAAACGGTCCCTTAAAAATCTTTTCCCCTTCCCCAAACTCCAATCCAGAAAAAAAGTCCTCGAAATCAAACCACACTCTTTTCGAATCCCCCCCTTTCGAATTAGTTGCCGTTGGGTCAATCATCCGGGGGGCAATTTGGGATACAAGATCCAAACCCCCTCTGGACATTCTGTCGTTTATATCAGTGATCATGAACCATCCCTTTCCTGTCGTCATGGGAAATGGGCTCCTTTAGACGAGGAGATTGCCCGATGGATCGATCACACTGATCTCCTCATCATGGATGCCCAATATTTCGAAAACGAATACAAAAAACGTCTGGGATGGGGCCACAGTCCTATTTCTTATACAATTCAACTTGCGATTCATGGGGGGGCAAAAAAACTTTGTCTCTTTCATCATGATCCGAATCATTCCGATGCTACCCTAAAACAAAAATTGAAGCTGGCGCGAGCATTGATCACCCATTCCGGCACCAAATTACCTTGTTCTCTGGCACAAGAAGGGGCGGTGATCACCCTCTCATCATGAAGAAAGCGATCCTTCTTCCTCTAGTCCTCACCGCTTTTGGTCTCCTCCTCTCTTTTCTGAGACCCCCTTTTTTTGAGACCCTTGAAGGGAAACTCTACGACATCCACTTCACACTCCGAGGCCCTGTCCCTATCTCAAATCAGGTCGTTATCACGATGATCGATGAAAAAAGCATCGGCCAGATTGGTCGTTGGCCTTGGCCACGGGCTATTTTTGCGGATTTGTTCGAAGAATTAGTGGCCCAAGGGGCGAAGGTCGTCGCCCCCGATATCTTTTTTTCCGATCCTTCAATCGGTGAACAAGGAGCCCAGCAAGACACCCTTCTGGCAACCACCCTGCGTCAGTCTCCTCAAATCTACACCGGCTACTACTTTCTCATGACACCTGAAGAGATAAAAGAGAGCGCGCTTGATCGAGAGACTTTGAATCAAAATTTTGAAGATGTCCAAAATGATGCCCTCGATGTCGCCTATAATCCAGATAAAAGTCTTGAGGCGCTCGGGATCCAAAACATGTATGCCCCATTCTCACACTTCTTGGGCGAGAAACGACAGGGTTTTTTCAATATTGTCCATGGTCTCGATGGGACCGTCCGTGCCCTTCCGCTTCTCATTGCTTATCGGGAAAAAGTCTTCCCCTCCTTCCCCCTTCAGATCGCGTTGGGAACAATCGCCAAAAACGACCCGTTGAATTTTCTGAAACAGCTCCGGCTCGATTCCCAAGGCAAATTCCTTGTCAATTTTCGAGGTCGGGGAAGCTCCTTTACACGCATCAGCGCCGTGGATGTCCTGGAAGGGGATCAAACAACTGTCCTCAAAGATCGGATCGTCCTGGTTGGCGCGACGGCAGCCGGCCTGGAAGACCAGCACCCCACCCCGGTCGATCCTGCGATGGCGTCAGTAAATCTCGCTGCCAATGTCCTGGATAACATGATCAAGGGAGACCTCTTAAGACATGACCTCATCACAGAGATTTTCTCTGCCCTTCTGATCCTCTTGATTGGAACCAGTCTCGCGTTCTCGCTCTCAAGATTGAATGCGGCGTTTGGATTCCTATTTTTTCTTGGAGTGACCGTCTTTCAAGCCTTCCTGCTCCACTTCGTCTTTATTAAGTTTCAATGGGTCTTGCAGAATATCTATCCCATCTTTTCTGGATTCCTGGTTTACGGCGGCACAACCCTCTATCGATATTTCGGAGAGGAAAAAGAAAAAAGATTTATCAGTGAAACATTCCAACACTATCTTTCGCCTGATGTCATACGGGAGCTGACCGACAACCCTCAAAAGCTCCGATTGGGGGGAGAAAGAAAAGAACTCACCGTCTTCTTTAGTGACATCCGAAATTTTTCATCGATGGTAGAAACAACGCCCCCTGAAACCCTTGTCAGTTTCTTGAATGGCTATCTGACACCGGTCACCAATATTATCCTCGAACACAAGGGGCTCCTTGATAAATACATTGGAGACGCCGTCATGGCGGTTTTTGGGGCCCCTCTCCCGGAACCAGAACATCCACGTCTCGCCTGTGAGTCCGCTGTAGAAACCATCAGACTGGTCAAGGCCTTCCAGGAAAAATGGGAAAAGGAGTTCAATGTCCCGAGGCTTCGGATCGGCATCGGGATCAATACAGGGGTGATGACTGTCGGAAATATGGGGTCGGAGAGACGAT
It encodes:
- a CDS encoding trypsin-like peptidase domain-containing protein, producing the protein MAPPVSRDRLELPNDPVLIWNLGQLGIYLAQEEGDPGKRVLYREASERIGVPFEFFQRFARLASPSSNPLFRKDSARTLLERKKTLDRGSSVSTTGNPAADALRKFLDRAFEQSLEPLLSEDTEINSDEALVLRAVLEALDHWSPDRDPLPTTPSPTLLYPDRTKAVISEVMTNNCWLSEEALRVGFLGAINGWRNHHLHDEITEEGRVQSSTMAVESPCDYLPSLHYVMKGLFYRLDQVPDTVQRAAQSAVMIQTERGWGSGVVVDRNYILTNRHELSRLFASHDPQRFPFPRTQVTIRFRNQGRDQELRGSFEVISFPPFSDEIESRLFLNLKSADLVLLYVPSLPETVPPISFAANFLGEEHGISTLDTVESNTPVKIRLMNEHLIGTGYVIPFSTTFRVYRPGPLFVIGYPAQEEGSDLLASTGRVYGNRFMTNAEGLLRTTAVALPGNSGGPVVDLNGNLVGILTAADSYRKYEASEPTQQGILDAPIAGSKIYAIDLIGGAVRWLIKAHRTKKWPKVPEYTCKDSYKNKQGHKKLPICAVDP
- a CDS encoding type II toxin-antitoxin system Phd/YefM family antitoxin, giving the protein MKKVAFTDFRKSASEFFDEVEEGQTIRVYRHGRAIAEIVPPSDEKRAPSWKKSGLKLTVKGASLSRAILEERERGR
- a CDS encoding type II toxin-antitoxin system VapC family toxin, coding for MKVFFDSSSFAKRYIREEGSDEVDEILKKATALGLSVLSLPEVISALSRKLRESILNREQYALAKQALLADTQDADIVNVTPQVVGHAITLLEDNSVRALDALHIGSALGWKADTFISSDKKQLEAASHSGLKTKLV
- the nuoK gene encoding NADH-quinone oxidoreductase subunit NuoK, whose amino-acid sequence is MVSLQSYLIVTAILFSLGLYNIFTRNNSIGILMGVELILNAASINMVAFAHFNGNDIAGNIFSLFLIVLAASEAAVALAIVVSIYRQFHTIEASEATTLKG
- a CDS encoding NADH-quinone oxidoreductase subunit J, producing MLPLPEIKDLVFLGIAGFTLVSAAIVSFSRSIVYSGFALLGSFAGAVGLFVLLSSDFVAATQLLIYVGGILVLILFAIMLTSKIGDVKLTNLSVNRKIGIPIITLFTLFLLSTLAKGTWLVVEKEEYRSMVKPIGDALLSKYLLPFEVVSIVLLGALVGAIVLIKREVK
- a CDS encoding NADH-quinone oxidoreductase subunit I produces the protein MDTFVSYFKNISHATSTIFEGMAVTFSHLFRRPVTIQYPDRIPKKLSETLPERFRGFLKVDMEICTACLACMNDCPIDCIKIVTEKDEASKERLLTQFDIDMAKCMYCGLCTEPCPTGAIHFTRQFERATETLADLVYKFVPGGQRIMPYKAPKKEKEDVAAA
- the nuoH gene encoding NADH-quinone oxidoreductase subunit NuoH, with translation MQQFANWLLTKIPYPAFLPTEYLYIGVQLIFALLMLMLFVAPFAGIISWVERRVAARMMDRVGPNRVGPQGFLQWLADGIKSLLKEDIIPTNADPILFRLAPYLVFIGMFVAFVVVPFSSKLIIADLNIGIFYLIAVTSIVTVGIMMSGWASNNKYSLLGGMRSAAQIVSYEIPTGLAILVIVLLSGSLSMQEIIAAQGAYPWEWFLFSNPFTAMTFFILFISALAEGNRAPFDIPEAESELVSGYSTEYSGMRFVFFYFEEWANIYLIAAVGTALFLGGWQIPPAVRQWGAATHFILPHLLEFLTFFIKAIAIVFVVIWIRWTLPRVRVDQLMILCWKYLLPFGFACALGTALWMVLFPKGVPLVSYTLFGGAVVTGGYFFYRVWYQLKAANVRVHLNPFV
- a CDS encoding NADH-quinone oxidoreductase subunit D, whose protein sequence is MGELRTQEMLLNMGPQHPSTHGVIRFVVKTDGEVMTTAVPDVGYLHRSIEKIAEKATYHGFMPWTDRVDYLAAMNCNYTYALAVERLAGIETSRRAEFLRVISMELNRIISHLLAVGALGMDVGAYTPFVHGLREREKVNDLIEELCGQRLTYNYARVGGVIYDMPPGWDKKVLSFINQFEPLLEEFNRLLTDNKILIHRLRGIGVITKEDAINYNLVGPNLRGSGVKWDLRKDIPYSVYPEFDFEIPVGTGEGGALGDCYDRYMVRIKEMRESCKILRQCFEKIPAEGEAQVKVPKKVRPPAGEVYVRTESTRGDLGCYLVSDGSDKPYRVKFRAGSFTAMSIVEKISRGMMIADLVAFIASLDVVAPEIDR
- a CDS encoding NADH-quinone oxidoreductase subunit C, which codes for MTPEEIYRELIKHSQIEWVEGAKLPVTSATSGDPFLVVPAAKILEIAKVLKTREEFSFDCLSSLTAVDRFANQRFEVVYHLFSYKHRHNVTLKIYLERGDTAHLSTVESLWGCANWFEREVYDLFGIKFDQHSDLRRIMLPDDWVGHPLRKDYKEQEDYHGIATTRPPLIQ
- a CDS encoding NADH-quinone oxidoreductase subunit B, producing MLTLKNKIPENVITAGVDSLLNWGRLSSLWYMLFGLACCAIEMMQTGGPRTDLDRFGAVPRASPRQSDLMIVAGTLTYKMALRTKILYDQMPEPKYVLSMGSCANCGGLFQPAYSVVKGVDKIIPVDVYVPGCPPRPEALTEGLLKIQEKMKREKFLLRNREKTQMVA
- a CDS encoding NADH-quinone oxidoreductase subunit A; the protein is MLFNFANILMFLIVGAGFVFASLLIGRLLRPQVPFKEKLMTYECGEIPTEGGRINFNIRFYILALLFIIFDVEIALMLPVGTVFKAWIGEGKGMLAFVEIAIFVFILLLGLVYVWKKGDLEWMKKVAIEPEGQGESIVPKASYVP
- a CDS encoding MBL fold metallo-hydrolase; this encodes MQVRFWGTRGSIPSPGRSTLLYGGNTSCLEIIYGDHSLILDGGTGIRLLGQSLPKHSKKPVNILISHTHMDHIGGIPFFTPALNNGQPIRIYGPPGLKRSLKNLFPFPKLQSRKKVLEIKPHSFRIPPFRISCRWVNHPGGNLGYKIQTPSGHSVVYISDHEPSLSCRHGKWAPLDEEIARWIDHTDLLIMDAQYFENEYKKRLGWGHSPISYTIQLAIHGGAKKLCLFHHDPNHSDATLKQKLKLARALITHSGTKLPCSLAQEGAVITLSS